A stretch of DNA from Brevibacillus ruminantium:
AGCGAGGCTTTGCCAGAGGATATACACTCAACGCCCATGGTTCTCGCCCGGTATCTATGGCGGGCGGGATCGCCGCCGAACGGCTGGATGGGCGTTTTCTGTGGGGGAAGTCACTCAGGGAAACGATGCTGGATTACAACCACTATGCCCGTGTTACGCTGGTGGGTGAGGTCCTGCCCAACCCGCAAAATTGTGTGACCCTGAGCGGAGAAAAAGACGAATACGGGATGCCTGTACCCAAGGTAACCTTTAGCTATGGTGAAAATGATCAGAAAATGATTGCTCATGCAATTAAGCAAATGAATCGATTGATCGAAGCGATGGGCGGAAAGCCGCAGCATGTGGTTGACGATACCGCTCATTTGATGGGCGGCTGCCGAATGGGGAATGACCCGAATACATCGGTAGTAAATGAATTTGGGCAGTCCCATGATATACCGAATCTGTTTATTGCTGGTGCTTCGACATTTGTTACCTCGAGCGGGAGCAACCCGACCAATACAGTAATGGCACTGGCTGCACGAACTGCAGATAAACTGATTGAAGCCATGAGACAGCAGGAGTTGTAGGACACGTTCATGGATTTGTCGAATCATATCTTCCCTGCCTTATGTCTGTGTAGTATACTGAAAGTCAGATACGCAAGGCAAAGGTGGGTTTTTATGGACACAGATCTGATGCAGGTGTTGTATTTGTCTGAGATCTACAAGCTGCTCGGTGACAAAACACGCTTGACGATCATGGCTCTCTTGCAAATACAATCCTTTTGTGTGCGAGATCTCGTCGAGATTCTGCAAACGTCCCAACCATCTGTCTCTCAGCACTTAGCCAAATTGAAAACACACGGATTGGTCAAGGAAAAACGCAAGGGACCATGGGTGTATTACTCCCTCAATACGGAGTGCTCACCAACCATCCGGCAAATTTTGCAGCATTTACCGGATGTTTCGCCAATCGTTAAAGTCAAACAGGAAACAGCAGCTCATTCGCTCAGATAAGTCATAACGAAAAAAGCGTTGGATCAGCCCAGATCCAACGCTTTTTTCAATTGTTCCTTGTCAAATCCGTGGATGACGGTGCGGTCCCCGTTTTCCTCTTCGATTAGTGTAACAGGGGTCATATTGGCGCCAAGCGAAATTGCTTCCTGGAAAAAAATGTCATTTTCACGGATATCTCGATCCTCGAAGGAGACATTTTGCTGCGTGAGCCACATTTTTTCCTCTTGGCAAGGGCCACAGGTTTGCTGTGTATAAACAATAATGGTACGGGCCATAGTAGATTCTCCTCTCGAAATAAGGGATTGCCAAATGATTCGTGATCAACAAGCCGGGTTCCTGCTGATTCCTTTCGAATAGAGTGTCCAAAGTGTGCCGGATCGCATCAGGGAGCATTCACCAGAAACCGGATTTTGCCTGGACAGAGTAAGAAAAGGACAGGTTTTTGCCCCTTTTAGTGAGTCCAGTTGCAATTCCTGGATACAAATGAGGTGCATACAAGCCTATGACTCCGCGCACATTATACTCAGTGACGTGGAGGAGGTGAATAGACGTGCCGAAAAAGAACAACCCAGCAGCTATGAACCAAGCGATGCAAAACCAAGCGATGCAAAACCAGACTGCAACCAATGCAACTGAATTTGCAAGTGAGACCAACGTGTCGGAAGTGCGCCGCCAAAACCAGCAATCTGCTGCAAAAGCTGCGCAAAAAGCTCCCGTTCAAGGACAACAACCGACTGAATAACAAGTTTTCGCATTTACCCCCGCAGCTTTTGCGGGGGTTGTTTGCATGCATACTTGCCAATCATGGATGGAGAGTGATATGTTGACAGCAAACTTTAGTCAGGGAGAAGAGACGGACATGATACTTGGCATCGGGACCGATATCGTAGAAATTACGCGCATACATACGCTTGTAAAACGGCAGCCTCAGTTGCTGAACCGAATCTTTACGGAATCAGAAAGAGAGCAGATGGCAGGAAAAGGCGAAGTCAGGCTCGCAGAGTATGTAGCCGGACGATTCGCGGCAAAAGAAGCAGGTGCAAAAGCGTTGGGAACCGGTATCGGGAAAACAGTCGGATTTCATGATATGCAGATTATTTCCACACCCAGCGGGAAGCCTGAAATGACAATTAGTGAAGCCGCTTGTCAAAGACTTGGAAGAAACGCAGAACATCTGCGGGTTCATCTCAGTATTTCCCACAGCAAGGAATATGCCGTAGCCCAGGTCGTTTTGGAATGGACGGAAGGAGAAGCACCGAAGAACTGAAACTTGTCTGCATATTGGGACGAGGTCGCACATAGATTTATATCGCGTAGATTAGGAGGGACTACCTGTTCTGGCGGGACTGGGAGTTTGCTGCTGATCAGCGGGATCAAGTCGACCTCAATGTGCGACAAACAGAGAGAATGACAGGATGCGCGCTGATCGGAAATCGGACTGACAGATTTCCCAGGAAATAGACAGGCGAGCCCTTCTTCGTCGAAAAATGCAGACAAGGAGGAGTTCATTGAATGAAACGGGCAGCATTTCCATTGGCGCTCATGTTGGTATTCTCTCTGCTGCTCGGCGGCTGCTTCGGTCAGAAGACACCGGAGGACATTGTCGATGATCTGAGCAGTACGCTGGACAAAATGGCCGGCTACAAGTCACAAGCGGTTCTGACCATGCAAACAAGCTCTACCCCGATGGAGTATGATGTGCAAGTGTGGTACGAAAAACCTACGAATTATCGGGTAGCGCTTACCTCGAAGCAGCGAGGAATTACACAAATCATACTGCGAAATAACGAAGGTGTTTTTGTACTGACCCCCCATTTGAATAAAAGCTTCCGTTTCCAAAGCGGATGGCCGGAGAACAACGGGCCGTTGTACCTGTACGAAACCCTCGCTCGCAGCATTATCGACGACGCAGAACGCAAGATGAGCACGGAAAACAAAGATTACCTCTTTGAGGTAAAGGCAAACTACAGCGGAAACCGCTCACTTACCAAACAAAAAATCTGGCTGTCCGAAGATTTGAAACCGAAGCGCGCGGAGATTATGGATTCCAACCTGGATACGCTGGTAAAGATTGATTTTACCGATTTTGTATTCAATCCACCGTTTGACAAGGATTCTTTTGACAAGGATCGTAACATGAGCACCAGCTCGATGTCTGTGATCCCGACGATGGCACAAGGCGCAGAGGCAAATAAACAGCCTTCCAGCCAGTTTGGCGTCATTGTCCCCAGCTATTTGCCGGAAGGCGTGAAGCAGGGCGACATTGAATCCGTCACGCGAAATGGGCAAAAGACCGTCGTGCTTCAGTACAAAGGAACATACAATTACAGGCTGATCGAATCCCGGCCTACAGAAGCAACTGTGACGGCAGAAATGGGTATGCCGGTTAACCTCGGCTTTACGCTCGGCGTGCTGATGCAAACAGCGGATAATCAACGTTATTTGACTTGGGAGCTGGATGGTGTCGAGTTTACGCTTACGGGCGACCTACCTGAAGAGGAAATGGTTCAGGTTGCTCAATCGACATACGGTTTGGGCGGAAAATAACCAATCGATATTGCGGAAAACACGCTTGGTCCTCAATAGGATCAGCGTGTTTTTTTGTGACAATCGTTTATTAAGATTTTGGGGTCTATATCTGCGTTTACATCACTTACTGTTTTTTTATTAAATTTATAGGAACGGGGCTGCAGTGAGAAGAAGCATGTTTCCCTGCTAAGCTCCGTATTCCGCCCGCAA
This window harbors:
- a CDS encoding gamma-type small acid-soluble spore protein, with product MPKKNNPAAMNQAMQNQAMQNQTATNATEFASETNVSEVRRQNQQSAAKAAQKAPVQGQQPTE
- the acpS gene encoding holo-ACP synthase — encoded protein: MILGIGTDIVEITRIHTLVKRQPQLLNRIFTESEREQMAGKGEVRLAEYVAGRFAAKEAGAKALGTGIGKTVGFHDMQIISTPSGKPEMTISEAACQRLGRNAEHLRVHLSISHSKEYAVAQVVLEWTEGEAPKN
- a CDS encoding DUF4367 domain-containing protein codes for the protein MKRAAFPLALMLVFSLLLGGCFGQKTPEDIVDDLSSTLDKMAGYKSQAVLTMQTSSTPMEYDVQVWYEKPTNYRVALTSKQRGITQIILRNNEGVFVLTPHLNKSFRFQSGWPENNGPLYLYETLARSIIDDAERKMSTENKDYLFEVKANYSGNRSLTKQKIWLSEDLKPKRAEIMDSNLDTLVKIDFTDFVFNPPFDKDSFDKDRNMSTSSMSVIPTMAQGAEANKQPSSQFGVIVPSYLPEGVKQGDIESVTRNGQKTVVLQYKGTYNYRLIESRPTEATVTAEMGMPVNLGFTLGVLMQTADNQRYLTWELDGVEFTLTGDLPEEEMVQVAQSTYGLGGK
- a CDS encoding ArsR/SmtB family transcription factor, whose translation is MDTDLMQVLYLSEIYKLLGDKTRLTIMALLQIQSFCVRDLVEILQTSQPSVSQHLAKLKTHGLVKEKRKGPWVYYSLNTECSPTIRQILQHLPDVSPIVKVKQETAAHSLR
- a CDS encoding glutaredoxin family protein — its product is MARTIIVYTQQTCGPCQEEKMWLTQQNVSFEDRDIRENDIFFQEAISLGANMTPVTLIEEENGDRTVIHGFDKEQLKKALDLG